Proteins encoded together in one Cydia pomonella isolate Wapato2018A chromosome 10, ilCydPomo1, whole genome shotgun sequence window:
- the LOC133522406 gene encoding protein shuttle craft translates to MSQWNNSYPYNQDYQGSNTWNGELGNQYSNQQYYPTAQPTYEQPNQYVNFQEFLSQMQGGNAAASNSASYSNTQYQNYPSNQYEYQNMPSTSQNHAQSPYYPTSTAVNGTDFQTSHTQMNTVSEPSYSNQMVFKSNLTATATEFVPKGTPKQPSPPEDSSIYNGLSENKDHTAGNWREKSSQPSSSRSFNEPRNDQESKRKSEKDRRRRNEGRNNNLSSQNEPNSQYNEPNSQIDPDGGEYESNTYSYDSNKHSAECSTSRKKESNKNSRKNESSRNYESSQNYDSNSCNNEASSLNNDLDRNYGSQDRIHSNRNTDSDQRQFESSSRNYDGNNRNYDSKKRYEYNNRNYDSSIRERDGGSRNYESNSRNYDSNNRSQDSNRGADSGRSDYNRRDFNGRDSDYNSRNNDSNQDREYGRNQDYNSRDYGRGYDSRYDRGNKKSKSKDVDNRTYYNSTAKSSQDVRSGRAERGEASGRSRNWPGSQRVRPVERVDDEQFAKGYLDNREDRYAKGSRSETNFSPMRNRNKQMDHGGNADLTQRERLSEQLDKGTLECLVCCERVKQIDPVWSCGNCYHVLHLRCIRKWAMSSIIEGKWRCPACQNTSSELPSEYRCMCGAVRSPDYQRGQHGAHTCGQTCQRPRSCPHPCTLPCHPGPCPPCQATVSKQCGCGAETRSVLCSSKLPQVCGRVCSRKLECGVHSCEKECHEGPCDACGASVDQVCHCPAAKTRSVPCCAATGSSQTWSCGAACARVLACGAHVCRAPCHAPPCEPCALMPASVLTCPCGRTKLPKDKRKSCTDAIPLCGNICAKPLPCGPEGDKHFCKLECHEGACPVCPDKTLLPCRCGHSSREVPCSELPQMLDNVFCQKKCNKKLSCGRHRCRACCCAAAAHRCGVVCGRALACQLHRCEQFCHTGHCPPCARASFEELSCECGAEVILPPVPCGAKRPACSAPCRRPRDCGHPALHACHSGPCPPCVVLTAKRCHGQHEVRPVPCGMRPACSTPCRRPRDCGHPALHACHSGPCPPCVVLTAKRCHGQHEVRPVPCGMRPACSTPCRRPRDCGHPALHACHSGPCPPCVVLTAKRCHGQHEVRPVPCGMRPACSAPCRRPRDCGHPALHACHSGPCPPCVVLTAKRCHGQHEVRPVPCGMRPACSTPCRRPRDCGHPALHACHSGPCPPCVVLTAKRCHGQHEVRPVPCGMRPACSTPCRRPRDCGHPALHACHSGPCPPCVVLTAKRCHGQHEERKTIPCSQEEFSCGLPCGKPLPCGKHTCQKTCHKGPCDAGKCTQPCNEKRPSCGHPCAAPCHSADSDKADKPDKDKGDKPDKPACPSSAPCRKLVRATCPCGRRTAERSCHDNARDLAKIMSALAASKMQEGGSVDLSEVQRPAAMLKTLECDDECRVEARTRRLALALQIRNPDVSAKLQPRYSDHVRALAAREPAFARQVHDKLTELVQLAKKSKQKTRAHSFPSCNWQKRQFIHEMCEQFGCESVAYDAEPNRNVVATADKEKSWLPAMSVLEVLARETGRRRVPGPVLRAPAATAAATTTTAAANKSGSGWATLTSGSAWAARARPAGPQAARPKIDYFDNPPDD, encoded by the exons ATGTCTCAGTGGAACAACTCTTACCCTTACAACCAGGATTACCAGGGCTCCAACACCTGGAATGGTGAATTAGGCAATCAATATTCAAATCAACAGTACTATCCCACCGCACAACCTACTTACGAGCAACCTAACCAGTATGTAAACTTTCAAGAGTTTCTCTCTCAAATGCAAGGCGGTAACGCCGCCGCGTCAAATTCTGCCTCATACAGCAACACTCAGTATCAAAACTACCCTAGCAACCAGTATGAATACCAAAACATGCCTTCAACATCCCAAAATCACGCTCAAAGTCCATACTACCCAACATCAACTGCCGTGAATGGTACAGATTTCCAAACATCACATACCCAGATGAATACTGTATCAGAACCTAGCTATAGCAATCAAATGGTATTTAAATCAAATCTCACAGCAACGGCAACAGAATTCGTGCCAAAAGGAACTCCGAAGCAACCAAGTCCTCCAGAAGACTCTTCCATTTACAATGGACTGTCAGAAAATAAGGATCACACTGCTGGAAACTGGAGGGAAAAGTCTTCCCAACCTAGTAGTTCCCGTAGCTTTAATGAACCTCGGAATGATCAGGAATCAAAGAGAAAGTCAGAAAAAGACCGCAGGCGGCGTAATGAAGGGCGTAACAATAATTTAAGTAGTCAAAATGAACCTAATAGTCAATACAATGAGCCTAATAGTCAAATTGATCCTGATGGTGGTGAATATGAATCAAATACGTATAGCTATGATTCCAATAAACATAGTGCCGAGTGTAGCACTAGCCGCAAAAAAGAGTCAAATAAGAACAGCCGTAAAAATGAGTCTAGCCGTAACTATGAGAGCAGCCAAAATTATGACTCCAATAGTTGCAACAATGAAGCAAGCAGTCTGAACAATGATTTGGACCGTAACTATGGCTCTCAAGACCGTATCCACTCGAATAGGAATACAGATTCAGATCAGCGGCAATTCGAGTCTAGCAGTCGTAACTATGATGGCAACAACCGCAACTACGACTCAAAAAAAcgttatgaatataataatcgTAATTATGACTCTAGCATTCGTGAGAGAGATGGCGGCAGTCGCAACTACGAATCAAATAGCCGAAATTACGATTCTAACAATCGAAGCCAAGACAGCAATCGCGGTGCTGACTCAGGTCGCTCCGACTACAACCGACGCGACTTCAACGGCCGCGATAGTGACTACAATAGTCGTAATAACGATTCCAATCAGGATCGTGAATATGGTCGTAACCAGGACTACAATAGTCGTGACTACGGCCGTGGTTACGACTCTCGTTATGACAGAGGAAATAAAAAGTCTAAAAGCAAAGATGTTGATAATAGAACTTACTATAACAGTACAGCTAAGAGTAGTCAGGACGTCAGGAGTGGGAGAGCGGAGCGAGGAGAAGCCTCGGGCAGGAGCAGGAACTGGCCGGGAAGCCAGCGCGTGAGGCCTGTTGAAAGAGTTGATGACGAGCAGTTTGCTAAAGGATATCTGGATAATCGGGAGGATCGGTATGCTAAAGGCTCCAGATCAGAAACCAATTTTAGTCCTATGAGGAACAGGAATAAGCAAATGGATCATGGTG GGAACGCAGACCTGACCCAACGGGAGCGCCTCTCAGAGCAACTAGACAAGGGAACGTTAGAATGCCTGGTGTGCTGCGAGCGAGTGAAACAGATAGACCCGGTGTGGTCGTGCGGCAACTGCTATCATGTGCTGCATCTCCGCTGCATCAGGAAGTGGGCTATGAGCAGCATCATAG AGGGCAAATGGCGCTGTCCCGCCTGTCAGAACACCAGCTCCGAGCTTCCCTCGGAATACCGCTGCATGTGCGGCGCCGTGCGGAGCCCCGACTACCAGCGTGGGCAGCATGGGGCCCACACTTGTGGACAG ACATGCCAGCGGCCCCGCTCGTGCCCGCACCCGTGCACGCTGCCGTGCCACCCCGGGCCCTGCCCGCCCTGCCAGGCCACCGTCTCCAA gcaATGCGGCTGTGGCGCTGAAACCCGCTCGGTCCTCTGCAGTAGCAAGTTACCACAGGTGTGCGGCCGAGTGTGTTCGCGGAAACTGGAGTGTGGGGTGCACTCGTGCGAAAAGGAGTGCCACGAGGGCCCGTGCGATGCTTGTGGGGCCTCTGTTGATCAAG TGTGCCACTGCCCAGCCGCGAAAACCCGCTCCGTCCCCTGCTGCGCGGCCACCGGCTCCTCCCAGACGTGGTCGTGCGGCGCCGCGTGCGCGCGCGTGCTCGCGTGCGGCGCGCACGTGTGCCGCGCGCCGTGCCACGCCCCGCCCTGCGAGCCGTGCGCGCTGATGCCGGCCAGCGTGCTCACGTGCCCGTGCGGCCGGACTAA GCTACCCAAAGACAAGCGCAAGTCATGCACGGACGCGATCCCTCTGTGTGGCAACATCTGCGCCAAGCCGCTCCCGTGCGGCCCGGAAGGCGACAAGCACTTCTGCAAACTAGAGTGTCATGAAG GTGCCTGCCCCGTATGTCCGGATAAAACGCTGTTGCCGTGTCGCTGCGGGCACTCCAGCCGCGAGGTGCCTTGCTCCGAGCTTCCACAGATGCTGGACAACGTCTTCTGTCAGAAAAAGTGTAACAAG AAACTGTCCTGCGGCCGACACCGCTGCCGCGCCTGCtgctgcgccgccgccgcgcaccgCTGCGGCGTGGTGTGCGGCCGCGCGCTGGCCTGCCAGCTGCACCGCTGCGAGCAGTTCTGCCACACCGGCCACTGCCCGCCCTGCGCGCGCGCCA GTTTCGAAGAGCTAAGCTGCGAGTGCGGCGCCGAAGTGATCCTCCCCCCGGTGCCTTGCGGAGCCAAACGTCCCGCCTGCAGCGCGCCGTGCCGCCGCCCACGCGACTGCGGCCACCCGGCGCTGCACGCCTGCCACTCCGGCCCGTGCCCGCCGTGCGTGGTGCTCACGGCCAAGCGCTGCCACGGGCAGCACGAGGTACGTCCCGTCCCGTGTGGCATGCGTCCCGCCTGCAGCACGCCGTGCCGCCGCCCACGCGACTGCGGCCACCCGGCGCTGCACGCCTGCCACTCCGGCCCGTGCCCGCCGTGCGTGGTGCTCACGGCCAAGCGCTGCCACGGGCAGCACGAGGTACGTCCCGTCCCGTGTGGCATGCGTCCCGCCTGCAGCACGCCGTGCCGCCGCCCACGCGACTGCGGCCACCCGGCGCTGCACGCCTGCCACTCCGGCCCGTGCCCGCCGTGCGTGGTGCTCACGGCCAAGCGCTGCCACGGGCAGCACGAGGTACGTCCCGTCCCGTGTGGCATGCGTCCCGCCTGCAGCGCGCCGTGCCGCCGCCCACGCGACTGCGGCCACCCGGCGCTGCACGCCTGCCACTCCGGCCCGTGCCCGCCGTGCGTGGTGCTCACGGCCAAGCGCTGCCACGGGCAGCACGAGGTACGTCCCGTCCCGTGTGGCATGCGTCCCGCCTGCAGCACGCCGTGCCGCCGCCCACGCGACTGCGGCCACCCGGCGCTGCACGCCTGCCACTCCGGCCCGTGCCCGCCGTGCGTGGTGCTCACGGCCAAGCGCTGCCACGGGCAGCACGAGGTACGTCCCGTCCCGTGTGGCATGCGTCCCGCCTGCAGCACGCCGTGCCGCCGCCCACGCGACTGCGGCCACCCGGCGCTGCACGCCTGCCACTCCGGCCCGTGCCCGCCGTGCGTGGTGCTCACGGCCAAGCGCTGCCACGGGCAGCACGAG GAACGCAAGACGATCCCGTGCTCACAAGAAGAGTTCTCATGCGGGCTGCCATGCGGCAAACCTCTGCCGTGCGGCAAGCACACCTGCCAGAAAACGTGCCACAAAGGCCCGTGCGATGCCGGCAA ATGCACTCAACCATGCAACGAGAAGCGTCCCAGCTGCGGCCACCCGTGCGCCGCGCCGTGCCACTCGGCCGACAGCGACAAAGCTGACAAACCTGACAAAGATAAAGGCGACAAACCCGACAAGCCAGCTTGTCCGAGCAGCGCTCCGTGCCGCAAGCTCGTGCGAGCTACTTGCCCGTGTGGGAGACGGACTGCCGAGCGATCTTGTCATGATAATGCTCGCGACTTAGccaa AATAATGAGTGCGCTGGCCGCATCGAAGATGCAAGAAGGCGGTTCAGTGGATTTGTCGGAAGTTCAGCGCCCCGCCGCCATGCTCAAAAC ATTGGAATGCGACGACGAATGCCGCGTGGAGGCGCGCACGCGGCGCCTCGCGCTCGCCCTGCAGATCCGCAACCCCGACGTGTCGGCCAAGCTGCAGCCGCGCTACAGCGACCACGTGCGCGCGCTGGCCGCAAGGGAGCCCGCCTTCGCGCGCCAGGTGCACGACAAGCTCACCGAGCTCGTGCAGCTCGCCAAGAAG TCGAAACAGAAGACACGCGCCCACTCCTTCCCGTCATGCAACTGGCAAAAACGTCAGTTTATACATGAGATGTGCGAGCAGTTCGGCTGTGAGTCCGTTGCATACGACGCGGAGCCGAATCGCAACGTCGTTGCCACCGCCGACAAGGAGAAG